One region of Caldimonas thermodepolymerans genomic DNA includes:
- a CDS encoding MBL fold metallo-hydrolase: protein MPIELYNHKGHKCLMFSDLSHEGGEAVQANQFLIVNDDTGAILDPGGNLAYSELYLGMSRHFAPSRLSALLASHADPDIIASLDRWMTGTEATLYISRVWERFAPHFCKPGKTEGRIIGIPDEGMYIPIGNSHLIALPAHFMHAEGNFQFYDPISRILFSGDLGASLGTDVKPAEFVTSLADHIPRMEKFHRRLMVSNKILRLWANMVRNLRIDMIVPQHGAPMKGAAVQEFIEWVQGLSCGIDLMTDEHYRVPRATLRQVA, encoded by the coding sequence ATGCCCATCGAGCTCTATAACCACAAAGGCCACAAATGCCTGATGTTCAGCGACCTCTCCCATGAGGGCGGAGAGGCCGTGCAGGCCAACCAGTTCCTGATCGTCAACGACGACACGGGCGCCATCCTCGACCCGGGCGGGAACCTCGCCTACAGCGAGCTGTACCTGGGCATGTCGCGCCACTTCGCGCCCAGCCGCCTGTCGGCGCTGCTGGCCTCGCACGCCGACCCGGACATCATCGCCTCGCTGGACCGCTGGATGACCGGCACCGAGGCCACGCTCTACATCTCGCGCGTGTGGGAACGCTTCGCGCCGCACTTCTGCAAGCCGGGCAAGACCGAAGGCCGCATCATCGGCATCCCCGACGAGGGCATGTACATCCCGATCGGCAATTCCCACCTGATCGCGCTGCCCGCGCACTTCATGCACGCCGAGGGCAACTTCCAGTTCTACGACCCGATCAGCCGCATCCTGTTCTCCGGCGACCTGGGCGCCTCGCTCGGCACGGACGTCAAGCCCGCCGAGTTCGTCACCTCGCTGGCCGATCACATCCCGCGCATGGAGAAGTTCCACCGCCGGCTGATGGTGTCGAACAAGATCCTGCGCCTGTGGGCCAACATGGTGCGCAACCTGCGCATCGACATGATCGTCCCGCAGCACGGCGCGCCGATGAAGGGTGCGGCGGTGCAGGAGTTCATCGAGTGGGTGCAGGGCCTGAGCTGCGGCATCGACCTGATGACCGACGAGCACTACCGCGTGCCGCGCGCCACGCTGCGTCAGGTCGCCTGA
- a CDS encoding ABC transporter ATP-binding protein, with amino-acid sequence MSEVVLDVRGLARRYGEAAVFQGVDLQVSRGEFVAILGESGVGKSTLLNCIAGLDRPDAGEVRVLGFDITHADEAQQAHWRRRHLGFVFQAFHVLPHLTVAQNVALPLMLLGEPDDGRVEQALRSVGLAGLGSRLPQQLSGGQVQRVAIARALIHRPALLLADEPTGNLDPGSARQVLQALREQTREHGAACVLVTHSRAAAGVADRVMELTVSGMNDVARAPH; translated from the coding sequence ATGAGCGAAGTCGTGCTGGACGTGCGCGGGCTGGCGCGCCGCTACGGCGAAGCGGCGGTGTTCCAGGGCGTGGACCTGCAGGTGTCGCGCGGCGAGTTCGTCGCGATCCTGGGCGAATCCGGCGTGGGCAAGTCCACCCTGCTCAACTGCATCGCGGGGCTGGACCGGCCCGATGCGGGCGAAGTGCGCGTGCTGGGCTTCGACATCACCCATGCCGACGAGGCGCAGCAGGCGCACTGGCGCCGCCGGCACCTGGGGTTCGTGTTCCAGGCCTTCCATGTGCTGCCGCACCTGACGGTGGCGCAGAACGTCGCGCTGCCGCTGATGCTGCTGGGCGAGCCCGACGACGGTCGCGTCGAGCAGGCGCTGCGATCGGTGGGGCTGGCCGGGCTCGGGTCGCGCCTGCCACAGCAGCTCTCGGGCGGACAGGTGCAGCGCGTGGCGATCGCCCGCGCGCTGATCCACCGCCCGGCGCTGCTGCTGGCCGACGAGCCGACCGGCAACCTCGACCCGGGCAGTGCCCGCCAGGTGCTGCAGGCGCTGCGCGAGCAGACCCGCGAGCACGGCGCGGCCTGCGTGCTGGTCACGCACTCGCGGGCCGCGGCCGGCGTGGCCGACCGTGTGATGGAACTCACGGTTTCGGGCATGAACGATGTCGCAAGGGCGCCGCACTGA
- the miaA gene encoding tRNA (adenosine(37)-N6)-dimethylallyltransferase MiaA translates to MSSRYVCLAGPTASGKTAAALAVARQLPVEIVSVDSALVYRGMDIGTAKPSAGERALVPHHLIDIIEPDEAYSAAQFVADAQRLIGEIRARGRLPLLVGGTMLYFKALLDGIDALPAADPAIRAALDAEAARLGWPALHARLAEVDPVTAARLSPNDAQRIQRALEVYRVSGRPLSAFHTDRFGGTRAAPEGVTLVSLEPADRAWLHRRIAQRFEQMLAAGFVDEVQRLRARGDLSLAMPSMRCVGYRQAWEMLDGLFPPHELPERGIAATRQLAKRQLTWLRGMPYRQVVACDAPDAVEQVVQRVRAAAEAA, encoded by the coding sequence ATGAGTTCCCGCTACGTCTGTCTCGCGGGGCCGACCGCCTCGGGCAAGACGGCCGCCGCGCTGGCGGTGGCCCGCCAGCTGCCGGTGGAGATCGTCAGCGTCGATTCGGCGCTGGTCTACCGCGGCATGGACATCGGCACCGCCAAGCCCAGCGCCGGGGAACGCGCGCTGGTGCCGCATCACCTGATCGACATCATCGAACCGGACGAGGCCTACTCGGCTGCGCAGTTCGTCGCCGACGCGCAACGGCTGATCGGCGAGATCCGCGCGCGCGGCCGGCTGCCGTTGCTCGTGGGCGGCACGATGCTGTACTTCAAGGCGCTGCTGGATGGCATCGACGCCCTGCCGGCGGCCGACCCGGCCATCCGCGCCGCGCTCGACGCGGAGGCCGCCCGCCTGGGCTGGCCGGCGCTGCACGCCCGCCTCGCCGAGGTCGACCCAGTCACCGCGGCGCGCCTGTCGCCCAACGACGCGCAGCGCATCCAGCGCGCGCTGGAGGTGTACCGCGTCTCGGGGCGCCCGCTGTCGGCCTTCCACACCGACCGCTTCGGCGGCACGCGCGCGGCCCCCGAGGGCGTGACCCTGGTCTCGCTGGAACCCGCCGACCGGGCCTGGCTGCACCGGCGCATCGCGCAGCGCTTCGAGCAGATGCTCGCCGCCGGCTTCGTCGACGAGGTGCAGCGCCTGCGCGCGCGCGGCGACCTGTCGCTGGCAATGCCCTCGATGCGCTGCGTGGGCTACCGGCAGGCCTGGGAGATGCTCGACGGGCTGTTCCCGCCGCACGAGCTGCCCGAGCGCGGCATCGCCGCCACGCGCCAGCTCGCCAAGCGGCAGCTGACCTGGCTGCGTGGCATGCCCTACCGGCAGGTGGTGGCCTGCGACGCCCCCGACGCGGTCGAGCAGGTGGTGCAGCGCGTGCGCGCCGCCGCGGAGGCGGCATGA